The sequence below is a genomic window from Acetonema longum DSM 6540.
AAAATACAAGCTGTCATGATATTTCAACCCATATCTCATAATACTAACAACAGACCATCGCACAAAAAGACAGTGTTTTACAGTTTGCGTTATCAGAACGATCCCGGCCATGTTATCAGGGAATAACCCGAAAGGATGTGGGTGATTTGCCTCGACCCGTTTGGAATGGCGCCATCAGTTTCGGATTAATTAATATACCGGTAAAGCTCTACAATGCCGTGAAGCGAAAAACCATCCATTTTCAGCAGCTGCGGGCTTCTGACGGATGCAAAATCCGCCTGAAACGGGTCTGCGAAACCGATGGGGCTGAAGTGGCCAATACCGAGATCACCAAAGGGTATGAAGTTTCGCCTGATCGATACGTTATGATCCGTCCCGAGGAAATGGAAGCGGTTTATCCCAAAACAACCCGCCGCATTGACATTGAAGATTTTGTCCAGCTTACCCAGATCGATCCCATGTACTATGAACGGCCCTATTACCTGACCCCGGACAAAGGCGCCGGCAAAGCCTACTCTCTGCTGTTAAAAGCCATGGAAAAATCGGGGAAAGTAGCCATAGCCAAAATGGTGCTGCGCAACAAACAGTATCTGGCTGTCATCCGCCCCTCCCACTCTGCCCGCTCAGGGCCAAAACTCCTGACCCTTTCCACTATGCTGTTCGCGGACGAAGTTGTCAAACCGGAAGAACTGGAAGGCTTGCCGGAGGAAGATATCCGGCTAAACGAACGGGAAATGGCCATGGCGGAGCAGCTCATCCAGTCTCTGTCGGCTGAATTCGAACCACAAAAATATGAAGATGAATATCGTCAGCGAATCCTGGATTTGATCGAAAGCAAGGCCGAGGGTCAAACCTTTGCCGTTCAGCCGGTCCCGGAAAAACAGCAGGGCAAAGTCATTGATCTGATGGCCGCCTTAGAAGCCAGTCTGGCTGCCATTGAAACAAAATCCGAGGGAAAACCCAAGAGGAAGAAACGTGCCAAATAAAGCGAAAACTACCGAGTGCGTCTACTCCCTGCGAGCGCGGGAAAAGCCTACTGTTATCCATCCCGGTGACAGAGACTGAGGTTCAGACGGTGCTGAAGATCGGTAACCCGGAGTTATTGGCTTTTGACAGTCAGGCTGTTCTGCAGCGGGTGGAGCAACAGGCCGATTTGTTTATTCCGGTCTTGCCCCTGAAACAGACACTGCCGCAGCAAAAATAACACCGGCCTGCATTCAGCCAAGCCGGTGTTATTTTTATTTGCTCAATATATGCCGGACGCACTCCGGCATATCCGCTTTCTCGCAAACCCGCTGGTGCTTCACCGGTTTACGGGCCAATCCGGCTAATGCCGGCGGAATAGCCCAGCCGGTCAGACGGGAAAGTTCCTGCAGCAATTGAAACTCGTCTTTTCCGGCCAGGGATTCATTGCCGGCCAAAGCCGCCAGAACGCTGTCGCCAAATTTAAAAGGACTGGCGGTGGATACAATGATATTGACCGTATCGTCGCCGGTGGCGGCTTGATATCCTGCCGCCGCCTGCCAGGCGACCGCGGTATGGGGATCAAGCACATAGTTGTGGTCGCGCCAGACTTGCTGAATCACCGACTGGGCGGAAGGATCATCGGTCCAGTCAGCCCAGAATGTATTCCGGATCGTTTGCAGACACTCCTCATCCACCCTATAGCTGCCCTGCTGATTGAGGCCGTTCATCCAGGCTGACACCCGCTTGACATCACCCTGGGTAGAGTGATAAAGCAGCCGTTCCAGATTGCTCGAAATCAGGATATCCATAGAAGGCGATATCGTCTTATGGAAGGGGCGGTTCCGATTGTATTCGCCGGTCCGGATGAAATCTGTGAGCACATTGTTATGATTGGAGGCACAAATCAGTCTATTCACCGGCAAACCCATCCGCTTGGCGTAATAGCCGGCCAGAATGTTGCCGAAGTTTCCTGTAGGGACGACAAAATTGACCTTTTGCCCCGTCCGGATAGCGCCGGAACGAACCAAGTCGGCGTAAGCGCTGAAATAATAAACGATTTGCGGCACTAACCGGCCCCAGTTGATGGAATTGGCGGAAGAAAGCCTGACGCCGATAGCTGCCAGCCGCTGACTCAGCTCTTGATCATTAAAGATCCGCTTAACACCGGTCTGAGCATCGTCAAAATTCCCCCTCACCGCCGCTACCGCCACATTGCCGCCTTCCTGGGTCACCATCTGCAGGCGCTGAATTTGACTTACTCCTTCTTCCGGGTAAAACACGACGATACGGGTCCTGTCTACATCTTTAAACCCTTCCAGCGCCGCTTTGCCCGTGTCACCGGATGTAGCCACCAGGATGGCAATATCGGCGGCCTCGTTGGTTTTTTCCAGTGCTTGCAGCAGCAGTTGCGGCAAGAGCTGCAAGGCCATATCCTTAAAGGCGCAGGTCGGGCCATGCCACAATTCCAGCACAAAGGTTCCCCGGGCCACCTGCCGGACAGGAGCTACACCGGCCGGATCAAACGTACCGCCATAGGCGGCATGAACACAGTCCTGCAATTCCGGTACCGAGTAATCCGTCAGGAATAAGGCAAGAATCTTTACCGCCCGCTGTTCATAGTCAAGGCTGGTTAAACTATGGAGAAAAGCGGCATCTACAGCA
It includes:
- a CDS encoding Ku protein translates to MGDLPRPVWNGAISFGLINIPVKLYNAVKRKTIHFQQLRASDGCKIRLKRVCETDGAEVANTEITKGYEVSPDRYVMIRPEEMEAVYPKTTRRIDIEDFVQLTQIDPMYYERPYYLTPDKGAGKAYSLLLKAMEKSGKVAIAKMVLRNKQYLAVIRPSHSARSGPKLLTLSTMLFADEVVKPEELEGLPEEDIRLNEREMAMAEQLIQSLSAEFEPQKYEDEYRQRILDLIESKAEGQTFAVQPVPEKQQGKVIDLMAALEASLAAIETKSEGKPKRKKRAK
- the thrC gene encoding threonine synthase; its protein translation is MYISTRGWAEASPAAVAIKMGMAPDGGLFVPVAVPAVDAAFLHSLTSLDYEQRAVKILALFLTDYSVPELQDCVHAAYGGTFDPAGVAPVRQVARGTFVLELWHGPTCAFKDMALQLLPQLLLQALEKTNEAADIAILVATSGDTGKAALEGFKDVDRTRIVVFYPEEGVSQIQRLQMVTQEGGNVAVAAVRGNFDDAQTGVKRIFNDQELSQRLAAIGVRLSSANSINWGRLVPQIVYYFSAYADLVRSGAIRTGQKVNFVVPTGNFGNILAGYYAKRMGLPVNRLICASNHNNVLTDFIRTGEYNRNRPFHKTISPSMDILISSNLERLLYHSTQGDVKRVSAWMNGLNQQGSYRVDEECLQTIRNTFWADWTDDPSAQSVIQQVWRDHNYVLDPHTAVAWQAAAGYQAATGDDTVNIIVSTASPFKFGDSVLAALAGNESLAGKDEFQLLQELSRLTGWAIPPALAGLARKPVKHQRVCEKADMPECVRHILSK